The proteins below are encoded in one region of Flavobacterium sp. IMCC34852:
- the ytxJ gene encoding bacillithiol system redox-active protein YtxJ has translation MSLFQNIFGGSDQSERENKMAWRTLTDLGQLNEIVNESTETPVVIFKHSTRCSISRMALRQFEQEFDLEGKVIPYYLDLLEHRDISNEIANRFSVYHQSPQLIVIKDGKAIYDRSHESIEAKKLADLV, from the coding sequence ATGAGTTTGTTTCAAAATATTTTTGGTGGTTCAGATCAATCTGAGCGTGAAAACAAAATGGCTTGGCGTACTTTAACTGATTTAGGTCAGCTAAACGAGATTGTTAATGAGTCGACTGAAACTCCGGTAGTGATTTTCAAGCACAGTACTCGTTGCAGTATTAGCCGAATGGCATTGCGTCAGTTTGAACAAGAGTTTGATTTGGAAGGAAAAGTCATTCCGTATTACTTGGATTTATTGGAACACCGCGACATTTCAAACGAAATTGCAAACCGTTTCAGTGTTTACCACCAGTCGCCCCAACTGATTGTAATTAAAGATGGTAAAGCCATTTACGATCGTTCGCATGAAAGTATTGAGGCTAAGAAGTTAGCTGATTTAGTTTAA
- a CDS encoding homoserine kinase, translated as MNEIKIFCPATIANLNCGFDVLGLCLEGIGDEMIIRKVAEKGIRITKIIGADLPLETEKNVAGVAALAIVNAANPDCGFEIEIHKKIKAGSGIGSSSASAAGAVFGINELLGKPFTRQELVDFAMKGEALASGCEHADNVAPCVLGGFTLVRGYNPLDVIKIESPSEIYAVVLHPQIELKTSDSRAVLPSAVPLKDAITQWGNVGGLIAGLYTKDYELIGRSLQDVIIEPARKQLIPNFDLVKNTALQNGALGSGISGAGPSIFALCKGQEIAEKVAYAMSNSYLETGIAFDMHISKVNDEGVKTI; from the coding sequence ATGAACGAAATAAAAATATTCTGTCCGGCCACTATCGCCAATCTCAATTGCGGGTTTGACGTATTGGGTTTGTGTTTGGAAGGCATTGGCGACGAAATGATTATTCGAAAAGTAGCCGAAAAAGGCATACGCATTACCAAAATAATCGGTGCCGATTTACCTTTGGAAACCGAAAAAAATGTGGCCGGTGTCGCTGCGCTTGCTATTGTAAATGCAGCTAATCCTGATTGTGGCTTTGAAATTGAAATCCATAAAAAAATAAAAGCCGGAAGCGGTATCGGAAGTTCTTCTGCCAGTGCGGCCGGAGCGGTTTTCGGTATTAATGAATTATTAGGCAAACCCTTTACCCGTCAAGAATTGGTTGATTTTGCCATGAAAGGTGAAGCTTTAGCTAGTGGTTGCGAACATGCCGATAATGTAGCACCTTGTGTACTTGGTGGATTTACTTTGGTTCGTGGTTACAATCCGTTAGATGTGATTAAAATTGAAAGTCCAAGTGAAATTTATGCAGTAGTTCTGCATCCCCAAATCGAGCTTAAAACTTCCGATTCCAGAGCGGTTCTCCCTAGCGCTGTTCCCTTAAAAGATGCAATAACCCAATGGGGAAACGTTGGCGGATTAATTGCCGGATTATATACCAAAGATTACGAGCTGATTGGTCGTTCTTTGCAAGATGTGATTATTGAACCGGCGCGGAAACAATTAATTCCTAATTTTGATTTGGTCAAAAATACGGCCTTGCAAAACGGTGCACTTGGCTCAGGGATTTCAGGTGCCGGACCTTCGATATTCGCTTTGTGCAAAGGACAAGAAATTGCCGAGAAAGTAGCTTATGCGATGAGCAATAGCTATCTTGAAACCGGAATTGCTTTTGATATGCATATTTCAAAGGTGAATGATGAAGGAGTGAAAACAATATAA
- a CDS encoding DUF1304 domain-containing protein, protein MNILSQIIIGFIAVLHIYILWLEMFAWTTRGRKVFKTIPADQFEKTKVMAANQGLYNGFLAAGLIWSLLITNVVWSLNVALFFLGCVLVAGIYGALTASKRIFFVQAVPAILGLFSLLF, encoded by the coding sequence ATGAATATTCTCTCTCAAATTATCATCGGATTTATTGCAGTACTGCACATATACATTCTTTGGCTCGAAATGTTCGCTTGGACAACTCGCGGAAGAAAAGTGTTTAAAACCATTCCGGCAGACCAATTTGAAAAGACCAAAGTCATGGCGGCGAATCAAGGTTTATACAACGGCTTTCTCGCTGCCGGATTAATTTGGTCACTATTAATTACTAATGTTGTTTGGAGTCTAAACGTAGCCTTGTTTTTCTTAGGTTGTGTTCTCGTAGCCGGAATTTATGGTGCATTGACTGCGTCCAAAAGAATATTTTTTGTACAAGCGGTTCCGGCAATTTTAGGATTGTTCAGTTTACTCTTCTAA
- the thrA gene encoding bifunctional aspartate kinase/homoserine dehydrogenase I — protein sequence MIVLKFGGTSVANAENISKTIAIVANKSKENQLAVVVSAFSGVTDLLILAGKTAGAKDKGYKDIVSQIEKKHKDAIDELVPLSDQSEIIDTINHDINHLKTLLDGCYLLGELSSRTADIVAGFGELLSSQIIAVALKQKVSNSAFKDSREVIKTNSNFGKAAVDFEVTNQLIADYFKNNTTQVTLFPGFIASSLDGNTTTLGRGGSDYTAAIIAAAVNAEVLEIWTDVNGMFTANPKSVKQAQPIETISYQEAMELSHFGAKVLYPPTIQPVLKDSIPIFIKNTFEPEAYGTLISNTPEASSNPIKGITHIDNIALLTLEGSGMVGVAGSSKRLFEVLSNENINVIFITQASSEHSICVGILNADADKAKSAIDKAFEMEIAQGKVDPTIVEKDLCIVALVGENMKNHQGISGKMFSTLGKNNVNIRAIAQGASERNISVVINEKDVKKALNTLHERFFEDNTKQLNLFVMGVGNVGEKFIDQISQQKKFLKENLKINVRVIALSNSRKMVFDEDGIDLKSWKETLDNGEKANPNEFIARTKELNLRNSIFVDITANYDIASIYDQFLGQNIAVVTCNKIACSSEYSNYKNLKNLSRKYNAPFLFETNVGAGLPIIDTLKHLIASGDKVNRINAVLSGSLNFIFNNFSDTYNFHDVVKEAGFQGFTEPDPKIDLSGVDVARKILILIRESGYEMEMEDIVNNSFLPKECMETTNNEDFFKSLTKHASHFDNLLAEAKAKDSRLKFVASFENGKASVGLQFIPSDSPFYNLEGKDNIVQFYTDRYVDQPLLIKGAGAGAAVTASGIFADVVRIGNV from the coding sequence ATGATAGTATTAAAATTTGGCGGTACTTCGGTTGCCAATGCTGAAAACATTTCTAAAACCATAGCAATAGTTGCCAACAAAAGTAAAGAAAACCAACTTGCCGTAGTCGTTTCGGCCTTTAGCGGCGTAACCGATTTACTAATTTTAGCCGGAAAAACTGCCGGTGCCAAAGACAAAGGTTACAAAGATATCGTTAGTCAAATCGAGAAAAAACACAAAGACGCTATAGACGAATTGGTTCCACTGAGCGATCAAAGCGAAATTATTGATACCATTAACCACGATATCAACCATTTAAAAACCTTATTGGATGGTTGCTACCTTTTGGGCGAATTGTCAAGCAGAACGGCTGATATCGTAGCTGGTTTTGGCGAATTGTTATCTTCTCAGATTATTGCGGTAGCGCTAAAGCAAAAAGTCAGCAACTCCGCTTTTAAAGACAGTCGAGAAGTGATTAAAACCAATTCCAATTTCGGAAAAGCTGCGGTTGATTTTGAAGTAACCAATCAATTAATTGCCGACTATTTCAAAAACAATACTACTCAAGTAACCTTGTTTCCCGGATTTATTGCTTCTTCTTTGGATGGAAATACTACAACACTTGGTCGAGGCGGTTCCGATTATACGGCAGCAATTATTGCAGCTGCGGTAAACGCAGAAGTCTTAGAAATTTGGACCGATGTCAATGGTATGTTCACCGCCAATCCGAAAAGCGTTAAGCAGGCCCAACCGATAGAAACCATTTCCTATCAAGAGGCAATGGAATTGTCGCATTTTGGGGCCAAAGTTTTGTATCCGCCAACAATTCAGCCTGTGTTAAAAGACAGCATTCCGATTTTTATCAAAAATACTTTCGAACCCGAAGCCTACGGAACTTTGATTTCCAATACTCCTGAAGCATCAAGCAATCCGATTAAAGGAATTACGCATATCGATAACATTGCCTTGCTGACCTTGGAAGGTTCAGGAATGGTTGGTGTTGCGGGTTCTTCCAAACGTTTGTTTGAAGTTTTATCCAATGAAAATATCAATGTGATTTTTATTACCCAAGCTTCTTCAGAACACTCTATTTGTGTCGGAATTCTAAATGCTGATGCTGACAAAGCCAAATCCGCTATCGACAAAGCTTTTGAAATGGAAATTGCCCAAGGGAAAGTTGACCCAACTATCGTCGAAAAAGATTTGTGCATCGTGGCTCTTGTTGGCGAAAACATGAAAAACCACCAAGGTATCAGCGGAAAAATGTTCAGTACTTTAGGCAAAAACAACGTCAATATCCGTGCTATTGCTCAAGGAGCTTCGGAAAGAAACATTTCCGTTGTGATTAATGAAAAAGATGTTAAAAAAGCACTGAACACGTTACATGAGCGTTTCTTTGAAGACAATACCAAGCAGTTAAATTTATTCGTAATGGGTGTTGGAAACGTAGGCGAAAAGTTCATCGACCAAATCAGCCAACAAAAGAAATTCTTAAAAGAAAATTTGAAAATCAATGTGCGTGTTATTGCTTTATCCAATTCCAGAAAAATGGTTTTTGACGAAGACGGTATCGATTTAAAGAGTTGGAAAGAGACTTTGGATAATGGCGAAAAGGCGAATCCAAATGAATTCATCGCCCGAACTAAAGAATTGAATTTACGCAACAGCATTTTTGTCGATATCACCGCCAATTATGACATTGCGAGCATTTATGACCAATTCTTAGGCCAAAATATAGCCGTTGTCACCTGTAACAAAATAGCGTGCTCGTCAGAATACAGCAACTATAAAAACCTTAAAAACTTATCCCGAAAATACAATGCACCGTTTTTATTTGAAACCAATGTCGGAGCCGGTTTACCTATCATTGACACGCTCAAACACTTAATTGCTTCGGGTGATAAAGTCAACCGAATCAATGCAGTCTTATCGGGAAGTTTGAACTTTATTTTTAATAATTTCAGTGATACTTACAACTTTCATGACGTGGTAAAAGAAGCAGGTTTTCAAGGATTTACAGAACCTGACCCAAAAATTGATTTAAGTGGGGTTGATGTTGCTCGTAAGATTTTAATCCTCATTCGCGAAAGCGGTTACGAAATGGAAATGGAAGACATTGTCAACAATTCCTTCTTGCCAAAAGAATGCATGGAAACCACCAACAACGAGGATTTTTTCAAATCGTTAACCAAACATGCAAGCCACTTTGACAACCTTTTGGCAGAGGCCAAAGCCAAGGACAGCCGACTGAAATTTGTAGCCTCATTCGAAAACGGAAAAGCCAGTGTTGGCTTGCAATTTATTCCGTCTGACAGTCCGTTTTACAACCTCGAAGGAAAAGACAATATCGTCCAATTTTACACCGATCGCTACGTCGACCAACCTTTACTAATCAAAGGTGCCGGTGCCGGAGCAGCTGTCACAGCTTCAGGGATTTTTGCGGATGTAGTTAGGATTGGAAATGTTTAA
- the hutH gene encoding histidine ammonia-lyase — protein MEHSHYISTEVLTLETLQGIIAEHKTLALSEEAKINIQQCRDYLDQKMAANETPIYGINTGFGSLCNVKISNENLSQLQENLVKSHACGTGEEVPSEIVKIMLLLKIQSLSYGHSGVQLQTVERLVDFYNNDILPVIYTQGSLGASGDLAPLAHLSLPLLGEGEVYYDGFRQPAKKVLEKMGWQPIVLQSKEGLALLNGTQFMSAYGSYILLKAMKYSYLADVISAISLEGFDGRIEPFDELIHYVRPHKGQIVTAKRMRELLEDSQIITQPKAHVQDPYSFRCIPQVHGASKDTIDYVKKVFKTEINSVTDNPNIFKNEDLIISGGNFHGQPLALALDFLGLALAELGSISERRTYQLISGLRGLPAFLVDNPGLNSGFMIPQYTAASIASQNKQLATPASVDSIVSSNGQEDHVSMGANAATKTLRIMENLERILAIELMNASQAIAFRQPLKSSEFIESFLKSYREEVPLVKEDRILHYDIENSVAFLNSFMIELEE, from the coding sequence ATGGAGCATTCGCATTACATCAGTACGGAAGTATTGACTTTAGAGACTTTACAAGGAATTATTGCCGAGCACAAGACTTTGGCTCTTTCGGAAGAAGCCAAAATCAACATTCAACAATGTAGGGATTATTTGGACCAAAAAATGGCCGCCAATGAAACCCCGATTTATGGGATCAATACAGGTTTTGGTTCACTGTGTAATGTGAAGATTTCAAATGAAAATTTGTCTCAGCTTCAGGAAAACTTGGTAAAATCGCATGCTTGCGGTACCGGGGAAGAAGTGCCTTCAGAGATAGTGAAAATAATGTTGTTGCTCAAAATTCAATCCCTGAGTTACGGTCATTCAGGTGTGCAATTGCAAACGGTAGAGCGTTTGGTTGATTTCTACAATAACGATATACTTCCTGTTATTTATACTCAAGGTTCGCTTGGCGCGAGTGGTGATTTGGCACCATTGGCTCATTTGTCTTTACCTTTATTAGGCGAAGGCGAAGTGTATTATGACGGTTTTCGTCAGCCGGCAAAAAAGGTGTTGGAGAAAATGGGTTGGCAACCGATAGTATTGCAATCTAAGGAAGGTTTGGCCTTATTAAACGGCACCCAATTCATGAGTGCTTACGGCAGTTATATTTTGTTGAAAGCAATGAAGTACTCTTATTTGGCAGATGTGATTTCGGCCATATCATTGGAAGGATTTGACGGAAGAATCGAACCTTTTGACGAACTGATTCATTATGTTCGTCCGCACAAAGGACAAATCGTGACTGCCAAAAGAATGCGAGAATTATTAGAAGACAGTCAAATCATTACGCAACCCAAAGCACATGTTCAAGATCCGTATTCATTCCGTTGTATTCCACAGGTTCATGGCGCATCGAAAGACACGATCGACTATGTGAAAAAAGTATTCAAAACCGAAATTAATTCGGTTACAGATAATCCAAACATCTTTAAAAACGAAGACTTAATCATTTCCGGCGGGAATTTCCACGGACAGCCATTGGCTTTAGCCTTAGATTTTTTAGGCTTGGCTTTGGCAGAATTGGGAAGTATTTCAGAAAGAAGAACTTACCAATTGATTTCAGGTTTGCGTGGCTTACCGGCATTCTTAGTCGACAATCCAGGGTTAAATTCAGGGTTTATGATTCCGCAATATACCGCCGCTAGCATTGCCAGTCAGAACAAACAATTGGCGACGCCGGCCAGTGTTGATAGTATTGTTTCTTCTAACGGACAAGAAGACCACGTGAGTATGGGTGCAAACGCAGCCACGAAAACGCTTCGCATTATGGAAAACTTGGAACGCATTTTGGCGATTGAATTGATGAATGCTTCTCAGGCCATTGCTTTCAGACAGCCTTTGAAATCAAGTGAGTTTATTGAGTCATTTTTGAAATCTTATCGAGAAGAAGTGCCTTTGGTCAAAGAAGACCGCATTCTGCACTACGACATTGAAAACTCGGTAGCGTTTTTGAATAGTTTTATGATTGAGTTAGAAGAGTAA
- the thrC gene encoding threonine synthase encodes MQYFSLNKNAPRVSFEQAVVLGLAPDRGLYFPESITPLPHSFFQNIENLTQEEIAFEAIKQFVGDEIPEAELKRIIAETLCFDFPCVTVEKDVFSLELFHGPTMAFKDVGARFMSRCLGYFNRNDDKKVTVLVATSGDTGGAVASGFLEVKGVEVIILYPSGKVSEIQERQLTTLGKNIKALEVDGVFDDCQDMVKQAFLDHTLNHKNLTSANSINIARWLPQMFYIFFAYQQLKKYDKPIILSCPSGNFGNICAGIMAKRLGLPIAHFVASTNANDTVPRFLEAGNYEPKPSIATISNAMDVGNPSNFIRIQELYHYDLSEFEKDFSSYSFTDAETEIAIKDIYNRTQYIAEPHGAVGYLGLKKEMAKQPKSIGVFLETAHPIKFLDVVEPLLGLKLPIPTQIENVLGKEKVSTKIKTYEDLKAFLQ; translated from the coding sequence ATGCAATATTTCAGCTTAAATAAAAACGCGCCAAGAGTCAGCTTTGAACAAGCAGTTGTGCTTGGTTTGGCACCCGATAGAGGTTTGTACTTTCCGGAAAGCATTACGCCGCTTCCCCATTCTTTCTTCCAAAATATTGAAAACCTTACGCAAGAAGAGATTGCTTTTGAAGCCATCAAACAATTCGTTGGCGACGAAATTCCGGAAGCCGAACTCAAACGCATCATAGCCGAAACTTTATGCTTTGATTTTCCTTGTGTAACGGTGGAAAAAGATGTCTTTTCTTTGGAACTATTTCACGGACCAACCATGGCATTTAAAGATGTCGGTGCCCGATTTATGTCGAGATGCTTAGGTTATTTTAACCGTAATGATGATAAAAAAGTAACCGTTCTCGTAGCCACTTCCGGCGATACCGGCGGTGCGGTTGCTAGCGGATTTTTGGAAGTAAAAGGTGTTGAAGTAATTATACTTTATCCTTCCGGTAAAGTGAGTGAAATACAAGAACGTCAATTAACTACGCTTGGAAAAAATATAAAAGCTTTAGAAGTAGATGGCGTTTTTGATGATTGTCAGGATATGGTGAAACAAGCTTTTTTAGACCATACTTTAAATCATAAAAATTTAACCTCAGCTAACTCGATTAACATTGCCCGTTGGCTGCCGCAAATGTTTTATATTTTCTTTGCTTACCAACAGTTAAAAAAGTACGACAAGCCGATTATTCTCTCTTGCCCGAGTGGCAATTTTGGGAATATTTGCGCCGGGATTATGGCCAAAAGATTGGGCTTACCTATCGCCCATTTTGTGGCTTCGACTAATGCCAATGATACAGTGCCAAGGTTTTTAGAAGCTGGAAACTATGAACCAAAACCTTCTATCGCTACGATTTCTAATGCGATGGATGTTGGGAATCCATCCAATTTTATTCGCATTCAGGAATTGTATCACTATGATTTAAGTGAATTTGAAAAAGACTTCTCTTCCTACTCTTTTACCGATGCTGAAACCGAAATAGCCATCAAAGATATTTACAATCGAACACAGTACATCGCTGAACCACACGGCGCTGTGGGATATTTGGGACTGAAAAAAGAAATGGCAAAACAACCGAAAAGCATTGGTGTATTTTTGGAAACTGCTCATCCTATTAAATTCTTGGATGTGGTGGAACCTTTATTGGGCTTAAAATTGCCTATTCCAACCCAGATTGAAAATGTATTAGGCAAAGAGAAAGTATCGACTAAGATTAAGACTTATGAAGATTTGAAAGCCTTTCTACAATAA
- the rimK gene encoding 30S ribosomal protein S6--L-glutamate ligase, producing the protein MPINKIILGSEEWCSFPELGIPAIKARVDSGAKTSALHAINIAPFLKDTENWVKFDINPIQNNLKTVIHCEAKLVDKRIVKSSSGFREQRYVIKTNLCIGTDTWEIEMTLTNRDSMGFRMLLGREAMSGRILVDPEQKYLLGQPSTENLKDLYQNAISNKSGLRIGVLASNPELYSNKRIMEAGEMRGHEMHFLNIKECYMKLDADKPEIHYRGGKILDNFDAIIPRIRPSITFYGCALTRQFEAMKVFCLNSAAAITQSRDKLFSLQLLLHHGVDIPTTGFANSPLDTDDLIKMVGGSPLIVKLLEGTQGKGVVLAETKKAAESVINAFKSLNANILVQEFIKEANGKDLRLFVVDGKVVAAIQREAAAGEFRANIHMGGTASVIKPTPEEKKIAIKAAKAMDLKVAGVDIIRSSKGPLLLEVNSSPGLEGIEGATNKDIAGEMIKAIEKNFKK; encoded by the coding sequence ATGCCAATAAATAAAATCATATTAGGTTCAGAAGAATGGTGTTCGTTTCCCGAACTCGGTATTCCCGCTATCAAAGCCCGCGTCGATTCGGGTGCCAAAACTTCGGCATTGCATGCCATTAACATTGCTCCGTTTCTTAAAGATACCGAAAACTGGGTGAAATTTGACATCAACCCTATTCAGAATAACCTCAAAACAGTTATCCATTGTGAAGCCAAATTAGTCGATAAAAGAATAGTCAAAAGCTCAAGTGGCTTTCGCGAACAGCGTTATGTGATTAAGACCAATTTGTGCATCGGAACCGATACTTGGGAAATTGAAATGACCTTAACCAACCGAGATTCCATGGGTTTCCGTATGCTGTTAGGTCGAGAAGCCATGAGCGGCAGAATCTTGGTTGACCCTGAACAAAAATATTTATTGGGCCAACCTTCTACCGAAAATTTAAAAGATTTATACCAAAACGCTATTTCAAACAAATCCGGTTTGCGTATCGGTGTTTTGGCCAGCAATCCCGAGTTATACAGCAACAAACGCATCATGGAAGCCGGCGAAATGCGCGGTCACGAAATGCATTTTTTGAACATCAAAGAATGTTATATGAAACTAGATGCCGACAAACCCGAAATTCATTACCGTGGCGGAAAAATATTAGACAATTTCGACGCAATTATCCCGAGAATTCGACCGAGTATCACCTTTTACGGTTGTGCCTTAACGCGTCAGTTTGAAGCGATGAAAGTTTTTTGTTTGAATTCCGCGGCGGCCATAACCCAATCGAGAGACAAACTTTTTTCCCTTCAATTATTATTACACCACGGTGTTGACATTCCGACTACAGGATTTGCCAATTCACCTTTGGATACAGACGATTTGATTAAAATGGTTGGCGGTTCGCCATTGATTGTAAAACTATTAGAAGGAACTCAAGGAAAAGGCGTTGTTTTGGCGGAAACCAAAAAAGCAGCCGAATCCGTAATCAATGCCTTCAAAAGCTTGAACGCCAATATCTTGGTACAAGAATTCATCAAAGAAGCCAACGGAAAAGACTTGCGTTTGTTTGTCGTAGACGGTAAAGTTGTCGCGGCTATCCAGCGCGAGGCCGCGGCAGGAGAATTTCGTGCCAACATCCACATGGGCGGAACGGCATCGGTAATTAAACCAACGCCTGAAGAAAAGAAAATAGCCATCAAAGCAGCCAAAGCCATGGATTTAAAAGTCGCCGGCGTCGATATCATTCGTTCTTCCAAAGGTCCGTTATTGTTAGAAGTCAATTCTTCACCTGGATTAGAAGGCATCGAAGGAGCGACCAACAAAGACATCGCCGGAGAAATGATAAAAGCAATTGAGAAGAATTTTAAGAAGTAG
- a CDS encoding TMEM175 family protein, giving the protein MNKNRLEAFSDGVLAIIITIMVLEFKVPTETTFEAVVPLFHKFLSYILSFIYVGIYWNNHHHMMHTVKRVNGQILWANLHLLFWLSLIPFATAWIGEHHFAPFPMMLYGVILLMNAIAYFILQTVILKHHGKDSILSKAVGKDFKGKASVVLYLIAVFVSKYYTEISGAIYILVALMWLVPDKRIEKILNEDN; this is encoded by the coding sequence ATGAACAAAAACCGACTCGAAGCTTTTAGTGATGGCGTTTTAGCCATTATCATTACCATCATGGTGCTCGAATTTAAAGTGCCGACTGAAACCACTTTTGAAGCGGTAGTCCCTTTGTTTCATAAGTTTTTGAGTTATATCCTGAGTTTTATTTATGTCGGTATTTATTGGAACAACCACCACCATATGATGCATACGGTGAAACGTGTTAATGGTCAAATTCTTTGGGCCAATTTGCATTTGCTGTTTTGGTTGTCTTTGATACCCTTTGCGACGGCTTGGATTGGCGAGCATCACTTTGCTCCATTTCCGATGATGTTATATGGGGTTATTTTATTGATGAATGCGATTGCCTATTTTATATTACAAACTGTGATTTTGAAACACCACGGCAAAGATTCTATTCTTTCCAAAGCGGTTGGAAAAGATTTTAAAGGCAAAGCATCAGTAGTTTTATATTTAATAGCTGTTTTTGTTTCCAAATATTACACCGAAATTTCAGGTGCAATCTATATTTTAGTCGCCCTAATGTGGCTGGTTCCCGACAAAAGAATTGAAAAAATCTTAAACGAAGACAATTAA